In Oscillatoria acuminata PCC 6304, a single window of DNA contains:
- a CDS encoding adenylate/guanylate cyclase domain-containing protein, protein MNPFFKKFLVVHGIEYLILDSALTIRKTSQGVDRFSDSPGPIQVNDEVGLAFPELIGVEDLLQEVLEGRQISFDLKSLSRFTEAGTPVYFDMYVVQQEETHGQQLIVFLEDVTDRMSLEQRLVQATNETHLLLAALSESKRYIEQILSSMAEALIVTSETGLIKKVNQSTLDLFEYSEAELLGKGISQIVGDHQDLVKDFFLSQMERDEPGLSPVEIVCHTKTRKKVYVGFSCAVIEVSAAEIPDLVYIGRDITERKRKQQRNLAQSATIRILSESANLVEAAPKLLPALCESLEWDVGEIWQVQRRDGGGDYPLSTLSRESEQQPDCLTCLQLWHGGNPEWEGLRQNRKTQLAEGEGLPGRVWGSHQAVWTADLPRESMEWPGTEYLVQAGLSSGFAFPIFGDPAENQPLVDQSSELLGVIGFYSLDVQTIDEDLMGTCSAIASQIGQFIKRKQAEIALQESEERYRDLFENASDLIQSVSIEGRFLYVNRAWKETLGYSEADLDRLTVFELLHPQSKSQYQDCFERIFAGETINEVTAEFMTKSGQTIFLQGSMNCKYLEGNPVAIRGIFRNITERIKVEKALQKQQKKTENLLLNILPEPIVDRLKLEPNSIAETYANVTVLFADLVGFTEIASELSALELVELLNLIFSAFDRLTELHQLEKIKTIGDAYMVVAGLPTEREDHAQAIANMALDMQTALSQFNQQSQQSFSIRIGIHSGPVVAGVIGIKKFIYDLWGDTVNIASRMESHSLPGRIQVSETTYYLLREHYELEKRGPIVVKGKGEMNTYFLMGSKSKS, encoded by the coding sequence ATGAACCCCTTCTTTAAAAAATTTTTAGTGGTCCACGGAATTGAGTACCTAATCCTCGATTCAGCCTTAACTATCCGCAAAACCTCCCAGGGAGTGGACCGATTTTCTGATTCTCCCGGTCCCATTCAAGTCAATGATGAGGTCGGCCTTGCCTTTCCCGAATTAATTGGAGTCGAGGACCTCTTACAGGAGGTGTTAGAAGGGCGGCAGATCAGCTTTGATTTAAAATCCCTGAGCCGGTTTACCGAAGCCGGGACGCCGGTTTATTTTGATATGTATGTCGTTCAACAAGAAGAGACCCACGGACAACAGCTTATCGTTTTTTTAGAAGATGTCACCGATCGCATGAGCTTGGAACAGCGATTAGTCCAAGCCACCAATGAAACCCATCTTCTCCTGGCTGCTCTCTCTGAATCCAAACGGTATATCGAGCAAATTCTCTCCTCAATGGCAGAGGCATTAATCGTCACCAGTGAAACCGGGTTAATCAAAAAAGTGAATCAGAGTACCCTCGACTTATTTGAGTATTCTGAGGCCGAATTACTCGGAAAAGGAATTTCCCAAATTGTGGGAGATCATCAGGATTTGGTCAAAGATTTTTTCCTGTCTCAAATGGAGCGAGATGAACCCGGATTATCTCCGGTAGAAATTGTTTGCCACACCAAAACTCGGAAAAAAGTGTATGTGGGATTTTCCTGTGCCGTGATTGAGGTTTCCGCCGCCGAGATTCCCGATTTGGTTTATATCGGTCGGGATATCACCGAGCGCAAGCGCAAACAACAACGGAATTTAGCACAATCGGCGACGATTCGGATTTTGTCGGAATCGGCGAATCTGGTGGAGGCGGCACCGAAACTGTTGCCGGCCTTATGTGAAAGTTTAGAGTGGGATGTCGGTGAAATTTGGCAGGTGCAAAGGCGGGATGGAGGCGGGGATTATCCACTGTCTACCCTGTCCCGAGAGTCAGAACAACAACCAGATTGTCTCACTTGTCTGCAACTGTGGCACGGGGGGAACCCGGAATGGGAAGGGTTGCGACAGAACAGAAAGACGCAGTTAGCCGAGGGGGAAGGATTACCCGGTCGGGTGTGGGGGAGTCATCAGGCGGTGTGGACTGCGGATCTCCCTCGGGAATCAATGGAGTGGCCGGGAACAGAATACTTAGTGCAAGCGGGTTTGAGCAGTGGGTTTGCCTTCCCGATTTTCGGTGACCCTGCGGAAAATCAGCCCCTGGTGGACCAATCCTCGGAATTGCTCGGAGTGATCGGGTTCTACAGCCTTGATGTCCAGACGATTGATGAAGATTTGATGGGAACTTGTAGTGCGATCGCCAGCCAGATTGGTCAATTTATCAAACGCAAACAAGCCGAAATTGCTCTGCAAGAAAGCGAAGAACGCTATCGCGATTTATTTGAAAATGCCAGCGATTTAATTCAGAGTGTTTCTATAGAAGGTCGTTTTTTGTATGTCAATCGGGCTTGGAAAGAAACTCTGGGATACAGTGAAGCCGACCTCGATCGCTTGACGGTGTTTGAACTTCTGCATCCCCAGAGCAAATCCCAGTACCAAGACTGCTTTGAACGCATCTTTGCCGGGGAAACTATTAATGAAGTCACCGCCGAATTTATGACGAAATCCGGTCAAACCATCTTCTTACAAGGCAGTATGAATTGTAAGTATTTGGAAGGCAATCCGGTGGCAATCCGAGGAATTTTCAGGAATATCACCGAACGAATTAAGGTAGAAAAAGCGCTGCAAAAGCAACAAAAGAAAACCGAAAACTTACTGTTAAATATTTTACCCGAACCCATCGTCGATCGCCTCAAGCTGGAACCGAACAGTATCGCGGAAACTTATGCAAATGTCACGGTTTTGTTTGCGGATTTGGTTGGGTTTACCGAAATTGCTTCAGAACTTTCTGCCCTGGAATTGGTCGAGTTGCTGAATTTAATTTTTTCAGCCTTCGATCGCCTCACGGAATTGCATCAACTGGAAAAAATCAAAACCATTGGGGATGCCTATATGGTGGTCGCAGGATTGCCTACAGAACGGGAAGACCATGCTCAAGCGATCGCGAACATGGCTCTGGATATGCAAACTGCCTTGAGCCAATTTAATCAGCAAAGCCAGCAGTCCTTTAGCATCCGAATTGGCATTCATAGCGGACCAGTCGTAGCCGGGGTAATTGGCATCAAAAAGTTTATTTACGACTTGTGGGGGGACACGGTAAACATTGCCAGCCGCATGGAATCTCACAGTTTACCGGGACGAATTCAAGTTAGCGAAACTACCTATTATTTATTGCGGGAACATTATGAACTAGAAAAACGCGGACCGATTGTGGTGAAAGGAAAGGGAGAAATGAATACTTATTTTCTCATGGGGTCAAAATCTAAATCCTAG
- a CDS encoding hybrid sensor histidine kinase/response regulator yields MNPILNKLLTPRHMEYLSVDRDWYIIEASAGAMEFASRGARFGVGEDVRLGFPELIGLEEVFWAIIQGQQEGFEIKGIARMVESGNLLYFDLYLIADPTQSKTESRRSLILLENTTETMVLKQELVQRINEANLLLSTLEAAKSYTDKIITSMADALLVTDRRGRIQNVNPAAVNLFGYSEQSELMGQPISLLIASAELLPHNWHHQAPSEFNLFTTAEGICRTKTGESIIVSFSIAAIGTELDDYGDLVYIGRDITERQRATAELDRARREAEQASIAKSYFLANMSHEIRTPMNAVLGMTGLLLETVLTAEQRDFIETIRTSGDALLTLIDEILDLSKLEAGEMHLEQLDFNLATTVEEIIDLLAPQAHLKSVEVASFIEENLPLGLRGDSSRLRQILTNLIGNAIKFTEEGYVVLQVERVTENPQETTLLFSVIDTGIGIAAQNQSQLFQPFSQVDSSTTREYGGTGLGLAICQQLVTLMEGKIGLESREGEGSNFWFRVPFEKQEIPIEKLSAPREIEDLSLLVVANSEVVRMVIRDRVTRWGLQVEEIEGETAFNFLQTQWEEGIEYDLMVIDLEMPEITGIALAEQIKQDSRFSSIPLIAIAATHQRNLIKTALNSGFCDCPIKPIKPAKFLEVICRAVGLAVTTEPDPASYTKDKINSEQTSIKILLAEDNPVNQKVAIKQLELLGYQADIANQGEEALKLWQTHAYQIILMDCQMPVLDGYQVTAQIRRLEQGTGDFPVRNPRHTVIIAMTAHAMKEDREKCLAAGMDDYISKPVCPDQLQAILSKWVNQLSGARVSFQPVDSGDRPSEDQILDLERLERISQGDSVFRKELLETFIEELQTHLVLLQSVSLEDWAALKQEAHYIKGASGNVGAQQICSIAAQLERDAKQGKADNLSDLFAQLTEAYQAFVIFVERAWENEPLL; encoded by the coding sequence ATGAATCCGATTCTCAATAAACTACTCACTCCTCGTCACATGGAGTACCTAAGCGTTGATCGCGACTGGTACATCATTGAGGCATCTGCTGGCGCGATGGAATTTGCATCACGGGGCGCTAGATTCGGGGTGGGAGAGGATGTCCGCCTAGGATTTCCCGAACTCATCGGACTCGAAGAGGTATTCTGGGCGATTATTCAAGGACAACAAGAAGGGTTTGAAATCAAAGGAATTGCCCGGATGGTAGAATCGGGCAACCTGCTTTATTTTGACCTGTACTTGATAGCAGACCCAACCCAATCTAAAACCGAGTCACGGCGATCGCTAATTCTTTTGGAAAATACCACCGAAACAATGGTATTAAAACAAGAATTGGTGCAACGCATCAATGAAGCAAATTTGCTTCTTTCTACCCTAGAGGCAGCTAAATCCTACACCGATAAAATTATCACCTCAATGGCGGATGCCTTGTTGGTGACCGATCGCCGGGGTCGGATTCAAAATGTTAATCCCGCTGCGGTTAATTTATTTGGATATTCCGAGCAGTCTGAACTGATGGGTCAGCCCATTTCCCTGCTGATTGCCAGCGCCGAACTCTTACCCCATAACTGGCATCACCAAGCCCCCAGTGAATTCAACTTATTCACCACCGCTGAAGGCATTTGTCGGACCAAAACAGGAGAAAGCATCATTGTTTCCTTCTCCATTGCAGCCATTGGTACGGAACTCGATGATTATGGGGATTTAGTTTATATTGGCCGAGACATTACCGAACGTCAACGGGCCACGGCGGAATTGGATCGCGCCCGTCGAGAAGCGGAACAGGCTTCCATCGCCAAAAGTTACTTTTTAGCGAATATGAGTCATGAAATTCGCACCCCGATGAATGCCGTATTGGGGATGACGGGGTTATTATTAGAAACGGTTTTAACTGCTGAACAGCGAGACTTTATTGAGACCATTCGCACCAGTGGAGATGCCCTTTTAACCTTGATTGATGAAATTTTAGACCTCTCCAAACTTGAAGCGGGAGAAATGCACCTAGAACAATTAGATTTCAACCTAGCCACTACCGTGGAAGAAATCATTGATTTATTGGCCCCGCAAGCTCATTTAAAATCCGTAGAAGTGGCCTCCTTTATCGAGGAGAACCTCCCCCTCGGGTTGCGGGGAGATAGCTCCCGATTGCGACAAATTCTCACGAATCTGATTGGAAATGCGATTAAGTTTACCGAGGAAGGCTATGTGGTCCTGCAAGTCGAACGGGTGACCGAAAATCCCCAGGAAACGACCCTGTTGTTCTCAGTGATTGATACGGGGATTGGGATTGCGGCGCAAAACCAGAGTCAGCTTTTTCAACCCTTTTCCCAAGTGGATTCATCGACGACTCGGGAATATGGAGGAACGGGGTTGGGACTGGCGATTTGTCAACAGTTAGTGACCCTGATGGAGGGAAAAATTGGCCTAGAAAGTCGGGAAGGAGAAGGGTCAAATTTTTGGTTTAGAGTTCCGTTTGAAAAGCAAGAGATTCCCATTGAGAAACTATCAGCGCCCCGGGAGATAGAGGACCTCTCTTTGTTAGTCGTAGCCAACAGTGAAGTGGTGCGAATGGTAATTCGCGATCGCGTCACCCGTTGGGGACTCCAAGTGGAGGAAATCGAGGGGGAGACCGCCTTCAATTTCTTGCAAACTCAATGGGAAGAAGGCATCGAGTATGACCTCATGGTTATTGATTTAGAAATGCCGGAGATTACGGGAATTGCCTTAGCTGAACAAATTAAACAAGATTCCCGATTTTCCAGCATTCCGTTAATTGCGATCGCCGCCACCCATCAACGCAATCTCATCAAAACGGCCTTAAATAGTGGATTTTGTGACTGCCCGATTAAACCCATTAAACCCGCCAAATTTTTAGAAGTCATTTGTCGGGCTGTGGGCTTAGCTGTGACAACAGAACCTGACCCGGCTTCCTATACCAAAGATAAAATTAACAGTGAACAAACTTCGATTAAAATTCTGTTAGCTGAAGATAATCCCGTTAATCAAAAAGTAGCCATTAAACAACTGGAACTATTAGGATATCAAGCTGACATTGCCAATCAAGGTGAAGAAGCGCTGAAATTGTGGCAGACTCATGCTTATCAGATTATTTTGATGGATTGCCAAATGCCAGTCCTCGACGGCTATCAAGTCACTGCACAGATCCGCCGCCTAGAACAGGGAACAGGGGATTTTCCAGTCCGTAACCCACGGCATACGGTGATTATCGCCATGACTGCTCATGCCATGAAGGAGGACCGGGAAAAATGTTTAGCGGCAGGAATGGATGATTATATTAGTAAGCCAGTCTGTCCGGACCAACTTCAGGCTATACTATCAAAATGGGTCAATCAATTGAGCGGAGCAAGAGTTAGCTTTCAACCCGTTGACTCGGGCGATCGCCCCTCCGAAGACCAGATCCTGGATCTGGAACGTCTTGAACGAATTTCTCAAGGAGATTCGGTTTTTCGGAAAGAGCTGCTAGAAACATTTATTGAAGAACTACAAACCCATCTCGTATTACTCCAAAGCGTTTCCTTAGAAGACTGGGCAGCCCTCAAACAAGAAGCGCATTATATTAAGGGTGCGAGTGGGAATGTGGGAGCTCAACAAATTTGTAGCATTGCCGCCCAATTGGAACGAGACGCCAAGCAAGGTAAAGCAGATAATCTATCTGATTTATTCGCTCAATTAACTGAAGCCTATCAAGCATTCGTTATTTTTGTAGAGCGAGCCTGGGAGAATGAACCCCTTCTTTAA
- a CDS encoding two-component system response regulator — translation MKKKILIVEDENSFRQTVIKILSLEGFEAIGAENGSTGVKLAQTEQPDLILCDIMMPELNGYEVLTILQQDPTTARIPFICLTAQEDRSSMRRGMELGASDYLTKPFTRTELIGAIATQLAKRERLKQEQNQALEEAIAQLNDLVYYDSLTNLPNRLMLRDRFERTLPGDPHQPCFIPVAILSLDQLNRFNNTLGTEYGNLLLQAVTERTLRYVGPAGTVARLNSEQLALILPPLTEKPQVEETARRILALFSNFFSVLSDEVFLTSSIGIALYPDDGQEIDSLLKAANLAMHQAKEQGGNCYQLYTSAIEEKSYDRLMLEMNLRQALDRNEFILYYQPQVQLNTGKIVAAEALVRWLHPDRGLISPGEFIPIAEETGLIVRLDEWVLQNACEQAQLWQQAGYQLTIAVNLSGLQFNQPGLTQRVIHIIRESQVNPCHVEIELTESALVQNPELAICILRDLKDFSLQLSLDDFGTGYSSLSYLQQFPFDTLKIDRSFVRDLMSSPKNAAIINAIIQLARQLNLKVIAEGVETREQYDFLRENKCDLIQGYYFSPPLAVAAFEELLTERVPH, via the coding sequence ATGAAAAAGAAAATACTGATTGTCGAAGATGAAAATTCATTTCGCCAAACCGTGATCAAAATCCTGAGTTTGGAAGGTTTTGAAGCCATTGGTGCAGAAAATGGTAGCACCGGGGTAAAGTTGGCGCAAACGGAACAGCCGGATTTAATTTTGTGCGATATTATGATGCCGGAACTGAATGGTTATGAAGTGCTGACAATCTTGCAGCAGGACCCTACCACGGCCCGGATCCCGTTTATCTGTTTAACGGCCCAAGAGGACCGTTCTTCTATGCGTCGAGGGATGGAACTAGGAGCCAGTGATTATCTGACGAAACCCTTTACTCGAACGGAACTGATCGGGGCGATCGCCACCCAACTCGCCAAACGGGAACGGCTGAAACAGGAACAGAATCAAGCCCTCGAAGAGGCGATCGCCCAACTCAACGACCTCGTTTATTACGACAGCTTAACCAATCTCCCGAACCGACTCATGTTGCGCGATCGCTTCGAGCGCACCCTCCCCGGAGACCCTCATCAACCCTGCTTTATCCCCGTTGCCATCCTGAGTTTAGACCAACTCAACCGCTTCAACAATACCCTCGGAACTGAGTACGGCAACTTATTACTCCAAGCGGTAACCGAGCGGACCCTGCGATATGTGGGACCAGCGGGGACCGTCGCCCGGTTAAACAGTGAGCAACTGGCCTTAATTCTGCCCCCCTTGACTGAAAAACCACAAGTGGAAGAAACGGCGCGCCGAATTTTGGCTCTGTTTTCCAACTTTTTTAGTGTCTTAAGCGACGAAGTATTTCTCACCAGTAGCATTGGCATCGCCCTCTATCCCGATGATGGTCAAGAAATTGATAGCTTGCTCAAAGCCGCTAATTTGGCTATGCACCAAGCTAAAGAACAAGGCGGAAATTGCTATCAACTTTACACCTCAGCCATTGAAGAGAAATCCTACGATCGCCTCATGCTAGAAATGAACTTGCGGCAAGCCTTAGACCGCAATGAATTCATCCTTTACTATCAGCCCCAGGTTCAGTTAAACACGGGCAAAATTGTCGCCGCCGAAGCCTTAGTCCGTTGGCTCCACCCCGACCGAGGCTTGATTTCTCCCGGCGAATTTATTCCCATCGCCGAAGAAACGGGACTGATTGTGCGCCTTGATGAATGGGTTTTGCAAAATGCCTGCGAACAAGCTCAACTCTGGCAACAGGCCGGGTATCAACTCACCATTGCAGTCAACTTATCCGGATTGCAATTTAATCAACCGGGTTTAACCCAGCGCGTCATTCATATTATCCGCGAAAGCCAAGTCAATCCCTGTCATGTGGAAATTGAACTCACTGAGAGCGCCCTCGTCCAAAATCCGGAACTCGCTATTTGCATCCTCAGAGACCTCAAAGACTTTTCCCTCCAACTTTCTTTAGATGATTTTGGCACCGGCTATTCCTCCTTGAGTTATTTGCAACAATTTCCTTTCGATACCCTCAAAATAGACCGCTCTTTTGTCCGAGACTTAATGAGTAGCCCCAAAAATGCCGCCATTATTAATGCCATTATCCAACTCGCCAGACAGCTTAACTTAAAAGTCATTGCCGAAGGCGTAGAAACCCGAGAACAATATGATTTTCTCCGAGAAAATAAGTGTGATTTAATTCAAGGGTATTACTTTAGTCCCCCCCTAGCCGTGGCCGCCTTTGAAGAACTTTTAACGGAACGAGTGCCTCATTAA